AGAGCATTGCCGGTTATGAAGCACGAGTGACACCAAGGAAAATTTTCTCCTGAACAAAAATAAACTCCCAAAAACTCAGGAGTGGACCAGAGTAGCCAGTTATATAGGACGAGCCGCATCTCTCTTTAATAGTAACTGTCTGGACTCATCCTTCTGGAAAAGCATCCGGGCTAGGTCATCCCAGTTAGTTCTTGCATCTGAGGACTTTGATCTTGCTTTCGATGCACTTCTGTCCTCCTTGCCTACATCCTCACATGGTTCTGTACTTTTCTCCCCTGATGATTCTCCTTCCTCAATTTTGGGGACCGCATGAGGGACGTTCAAGCTGACAGCTCTTTCCAGTGCATCCTTGTGTTCTTGTTCTAGAGTTTGCAACCTTTCAATCTTTGGTATTTGTGGTGCAGTTGTAACCGTCTCTGTACATTCTTTCAGTCTCTACCAAGAGAAAATATACTAACTCAATACGTAAACCATCAAAAATATGGCAAAAGCCATCATGAGTGAGGACTTTAAAAGGTTCAATTTGCTTAAATGAGGTGATATTCTACATGCTTGGTTCATTCAGTGACTTGGAAATGACAGGACATTGAAAAGGATAAGAATACACGGCCAATCTCACATTAAGAAGAGAAGACAAGCATAATGAAACCTAACTGCAGACTATACAAACAACAAAACCCAGAAACTTGGTTGCTGAATATTGGTTGACTGGTGAAAATACTATATAAGGTATACGTATGGCAATTTCCAGGTGTCAGACTAATACTGAATAATGTCCACGATTAAACATTGATATGTGATTTTGCCTGCACCTTTACCACTACTTATCATGACTGCAGGTGAGGAAAGAATTAACCCAAAGCAAAAAAAACCATAGGGAAGAGAACTCTGGATCTGGTTTTAACTTACATCCAAGGCCTTTTCTGCTTCTCTTTCTATCCAAACGATTGCATGATCTGATGTAGCATTGCATGACAAGACAATATGTTCAAATCTTCCCTCAACAGGAATAGCAGTTCTGACTTCTGGAGGATACCTTCCACATCTGCAAATAACACGATAAAAGACATGTCAGGAACACTACTTGAAAATAGGAACagagaaataaatcaaaatctgACTGCTGGGGAACAAGTAACTCTTTAAGATATGCATGGGCCTAACCAAACAATTTGTGTATGCTTCATACTGCAGTTGTCTCCTTCAGATTTTCAATAGCATAAGTTGTCATAGTCCAGACTAACATCAGAAGACAATAACGAACACAaggttttatattttttaacgAGATTGCTTCGTCTAACAAAAGCAGCATTTATGGCAATTTTCTTTTGAGATGGGCGGGAGGGATGGAGGCAATACATCCTTTTTAAGTTTTTGCAATTGATTGACATGGAACATTGTTTGAAATTCCTGAACATAGAACATGCAATATGCAGCTAAATTTGTTTAAGGAATATATCTCCAGTTCTCcacaagttcaaatatcaactTACCTGCAAAATTTTCTCTCTACAATGTGATACATGCGACCAGGTGCATATAACCTCCTTGGATCTCTGAGCTTTCTACCTTCTGGAATGAAGGTATCTCTCAAGCATATAAGAAACATCAAGCAGGGCAAACTGTCCAAAGGATCAAGGCCTGGTATAAGGGATAATAATAACAATTCACTCCTATGACAAGTGAAAGAACTTAAAGGTTTTCTGCATCCTCCAAAAGGTGATAAAGAAACTAACCAGAAGATAGATCTAAATATATCCTCCAACGGGGTGGGTGTTCTTGGTAAGAAATCATCCTGAAAAAAGTCAAACGAGATACAGTATAATTAATTCTGTATGCATTCACCTTCATTTCTGCCTAGAGAGAAAAATCTGACACACTCCGAAGTGCACTTAAGTTATGCATATCTTTGCATCTTTATACACATAACAATCATAACTAGACATGCCTGTGAACACATCCAAAAAATTAATGGATAAATTAGCAGTTACATCATGTTATGTGCTTCAAGGTTGGAAGATATTTTGCATAATGTTTTGAAATTATGAGAATTCCGGTAAACTCAAGTCAATAGTGATCAACAAAGAATTTAGCTTGAATGCAACTGAATGTAATTTATCAGGTGGCAAATATAACAAGAGAGAAGATTGGATAGTGAACTGTAACTAAATGGCTGTTATAGGATATAAATGGCTTAACAATGTAAAATAATAGAAGCCATTCTAGGAAGATAATTTGGAACATATACACAATTTTGTTTAAGCAGGCGTTAAAAATTCAAGTTTTCATCACCCTTATGAGTTATAAtaaatatttcttcttttcttctgctTGGGGTGTTGTATTTCATTTGGTTTATTATTGTGCCATAAATCCGAGACAGTTCACTCCTTAAATTTACTGTCAAAGGTATTGCATCTAATGTGATTCCCTTTTTAGCATTCAAAGCTGcttaaaaaattacacatacttCCAAAACAATATCATTACCCAAAACCGACAATACATCTGAATGAGTCAGCTCTCACCTGCAACACCACGGAGTGTATAACATCAGCATACTTCACAGCCAAATTCAGTGACATACATCTAGCAGGTGCCACAGCATAACAGCTGACAAGGCTCCGTGGAATTCCCCCTAATCTGTTTCTATGATTCACCACAATCACAGTCAACAGAGCGGCAACTCCAGACCCCAAAGAATGCCCTGCAAAAACCAGCTTATAACTCTTCCCGTTTTCCTCCCAAACCCTTTTCAAAGTCTCAGATTCCTGGTTCAACAGCCAAATTGCTGACATCAATAGCCCATGATGCACATAACCCCCATCAAACATCTGCATTCCTAGCCTATTATCGAGCAACATCTTATAATCACTCTCTTTAACTAAATTTAGCCCCCGAATCGCTAACACAATTTCACTATGGTCATGATCAAGATAAATGATATAAGGCGGGGCATTGCCTTGGGTTTGCTCATAGGTCACTCTCTTAATAACCCAATCTGGGTTTAGGCGATATCCACCAGGAGGGGGGTACTTGGGGTTCCTGAGGTCCGGCTCATAGACAGCTAGGACTATTCTGCAGATTCTAGGAACGGGTTCAAATTCCTCAGCAGTGGCAATTGGCCAAGTAGTGCTATCATAGGAACCAATGTAAGTACAACGCTTCCAACCCCACCTCAAACATCCTACTAAAAAAAAACACTCCACCCCACAAGAAACCGACATCGATAATTTGGGATTTTGACACAAGGATTGTTGGAGAATTTCAGTGTAGTTAACAATATACAAAAATATATATCAATTGAGCCTAACACCAGAAAACTGCTCCACCCCACAAGCAACTACATCAAAAAGTTGGGATTTTTGGCAAGAGGGCCGGTGGAAAAGTTGAAAGTTAGTCACCGAAGTATCAGAACTCCATCGAATTTGATCATATATAGCATTCACAGATACAAAGCTGGCTGTTTGACACAATGAGCAAACAGTATTGTCCTAACAGGAAAAGAATCAAATACTCGAGAGACAAACCGAAAACAGTTAACAAAAAGGATAGGAAGAGCTTAATTTTTATGTGTTAGTGAACAAGAAGTTTAATGGCTGGGCATGTGAGGAAATAGCTGGAAGGGAAAAAGAGGGCGGGAAAATGGTGTAGGGGGCACGTGGGGCAGTGGTAGATTAGTGTGTTTTCTTGTCACTTTAGTGCGTGTGTTTTGTGTGTGAATCGCGGTGGTGTAGAGGTGGAGGGGGCCGGGGAGGGTAATGGTGGAGTTTTGGAGGGTGCTGGTTgtggaaacaaaaaaataaaattgggtATCAAATCGGTGGCTTTGAGTTGGCAAGAATTAtgggttggatttgaagatgcAAAATTGGCATTGGGTACTGAGAATATTGGGTGGAAAAGTTTTATGCTGGCACTTGTCTTAGGTGGTAAGGAAGCTTTATTAGTTTCCTTTATCAGAGGGGTATTTACTAGAAATCACAGTGCAGTTGGTGATTAGTGGAGAAGTTAGAGATAAATTACAAACTTATGGAGAATGACAGGGTTTTTATTATCTTTTTTGGAGAATGACAGGTTACTTAACAAGGACTCAAAATCATACTAATTCATTATGAAGAAAGAAGAAGTTTTAATTTTATAATTCATTCAGAGTTCAGACCGTGTGGCTTCTACATGAATTGACCAGCTGGCCGTGTTTATTGAGGGACTTGTCTTGTTCTTGAAATTTCTTGACTGCGCAATTGGGAAGAAAtgaagtagtagtagtagtagtttaTTAACTTTACATTGAAATTCAGACTTGAATGATTCTTCGTTCAATGTATAGGGGCTTTGCCTGAAATTTCTGCATTATGTTTCTGGAATTTTGATGTCGAAATTGAGACTTGAATGATTCTTTGTTCCGTGTAAAGGGGCTATGCTTGAAATTTTTGCTTTCTACTTTCTGGGAACCTTTTTATTGCAAGGATTTCAATTTAAGGGAAAAGgggcaaaaacaaaaaagaagagaCAAATTTTTTGCTTTCTgctgaaaaagggaaaaaccaAAAACaccaagaaaagaaagggaaaagaaaaactagaaaCAAGTGATACCATCCCAGCTATACCACAAGGTATATATTTATCTTTTAAAattgaaagagaaaagagagagagagagaggacttGTTGTCATTTCCTGAATCCTTAATTTCTAGaatcaacaagaagaaaaatgaatttgCTTCTACATTTCCTTAATGGTCACGTATTTTTAGATTTCCCACTATGTAAAAGGCGTATTCTTCACCTAAGCCACCTTTCATTTGAACTTTTCCAGCAAAAGCTATTATACAAGTTTGAC
This sequence is a window from Coffea eugenioides isolate CCC68of chromosome 7, Ceug_1.0, whole genome shotgun sequence. Protein-coding genes within it:
- the LOC113778186 gene encoding uncharacterized protein LOC113778186, with protein sequence MSVSCGVECFFLVGCLRWGWKRCTYIGSYDSTTWPIATAEEFEPVPRICRIVLAVYEPDLRNPKYPPPGGYRLNPDWVIKRVTYEQTQGNAPPYIIYLDHDHSEIVLAIRGLNLVKESDYKMLLDNRLGMQMFDGGYVHHGLLMSAIWLLNQESETLKRVWEENGKSYKLVFAGHSLGSGVAALLTVIVVNHRNRLGGIPRSLVSCYAVAPARCMSLNLAVKYADVIHSVVLQDDFLPRTPTPLEDIFRSIFCLPCLMFLICLRDTFIPEGRKLRDPRRLYAPGRMYHIVERKFCRCGRYPPEVRTAIPVEGRFEHIVLSCNATSDHAIVWIEREAEKALDRLKECTETVTTAPQIPKIERLQTLEQEHKDALERAVSLNVPHAVPKIEEGESSGEKSTEPCEDVGKEDRSASKARSKSSDARTNWDDLARMLFQKDESRQLLLKRDAARPI